One window of the Allorhizobium ampelinum S4 genome contains the following:
- a CDS encoding fumarate hydratase, whose amino-acid sequence MADDLFPLGEDTTPYRKLTADYVSVETFKGQEILTVDPEGLRLLAETALSDINHLLRPGHLKQLASILQDPEATDNDRFVAYDLLKNANIAAGGVLPMCQDTGTAIVMGKKGRRVWTDGGDYEALAHGVRDAYEKRNLRYSQLAPLKMFEEKNTKTNLPAQIDLYEEGEDAYKFLFMAKGGGSANKTFLYQGTPSLLTHDRMIDFLKDKILSLGTAACPPYHLAIVIGGLSAEMNLKTVKLASARYLDALPTEGSESGHAFRDIEMEQEIHKLTQSLGVGAQFGGKYFCHDVRVIRLPRHGASLPIGLGVSCSADRQAMGKITRDGIFIEQLETDPSKYMPDIDEAALSSSTVSIDLNQPMSAILAELTKHPVKTRLSLTGTIIVARDLAHSKIRERLENGEGMPDYMKNHPVYYAGPAKTPEGFASGSFGPTTAGRMDSYVDQFQSFGGSMVMLAKGNRSRAVREACKTHGGFYLGSIGGPAARLAQDCIRHVEVLEYPELGMEAVWKIEVENFPAFIVTDDKGNDFFQEFNL is encoded by the coding sequence ATGGCTGACGATCTCTTTCCCCTTGGCGAAGACACGACTCCCTACCGCAAACTGACCGCCGATTACGTCTCGGTCGAAACCTTCAAGGGCCAGGAGATCCTGACCGTTGATCCGGAGGGCCTGCGGCTTCTGGCCGAAACCGCGCTTTCCGACATCAACCACCTACTGCGTCCGGGCCATCTCAAGCAATTGGCCTCCATTCTCCAGGACCCGGAAGCCACCGACAATGACCGTTTCGTGGCCTATGACCTGTTGAAAAACGCCAATATCGCTGCTGGCGGTGTGCTACCGATGTGCCAGGATACCGGCACCGCCATCGTCATGGGCAAGAAGGGCCGCCGCGTCTGGACGGATGGCGGCGATTATGAGGCTTTGGCCCATGGCGTGCGCGATGCCTATGAAAAGCGTAACCTGCGCTATTCGCAGCTGGCGCCCTTGAAAATGTTCGAGGAAAAGAACACCAAGACAAACCTGCCCGCCCAGATCGATCTCTATGAAGAGGGCGAGGATGCCTATAAATTCCTGTTCATGGCCAAGGGCGGCGGTTCGGCCAACAAGACCTTCCTTTACCAGGGCACGCCTTCGCTGCTGACCCATGACCGAATGATCGATTTCCTGAAGGACAAAATCCTGTCGCTCGGCACGGCAGCCTGTCCCCCCTACCATCTGGCGATCGTCATCGGCGGGCTTTCGGCGGAAATGAACCTGAAGACGGTGAAGCTCGCCTCGGCCCGCTATCTCGATGCCCTGCCCACCGAAGGTTCCGAAAGCGGCCACGCCTTCCGTGATATCGAGATGGAACAGGAAATCCACAAGCTGACGCAATCGCTCGGCGTCGGCGCCCAGTTCGGCGGCAAATATTTCTGTCATGACGTGCGGGTCATCCGGCTGCCGCGCCATGGCGCCTCGCTGCCGATTGGCCTTGGTGTCTCGTGTTCCGCCGACCGTCAGGCAATGGGCAAGATTACCCGCGACGGGATCTTTATCGAGCAGCTGGAAACCGATCCGTCGAAATACATGCCTGACATCGATGAGGCCGCCCTCTCCTCCTCCACGGTCAGCATCGACCTTAACCAGCCAATGAGCGCCATCCTGGCCGAACTGACGAAGCATCCCGTCAAGACCCGGCTGTCGCTGACCGGCACGATCATCGTCGCCCGCGATCTGGCGCATTCCAAGATCCGCGAACGGCTCGAAAACGGCGAAGGCATGCCAGACTATATGAAAAACCATCCGGTCTATTATGCCGGTCCCGCCAAGACGCCGGAAGGCTTTGCCTCCGGTTCCTTCGGTCCAACCACGGCTGGCCGTATGGATAGCTATGTGGACCAGTTCCAGTCGTTTGGCGGTTCCATGGTCATGCTGGCCAAGGGCAATCGCTCACGCGCCGTACGTGAAGCCTGCAAGACCCATGGTGGTTTCTACCTCGGCTCCATCGGTGGCCCGGCAGCCCGGCTTGCCCAGGACTGCATCCGCCATGTTGAAGTGCTGGAATATCCGGAACTCGGCATGGAAGCCGTCTGGAAGATCGAGGTCGAAAACTTTCCGGCCTTCATCGTCACTGACGACAAGGGCAACGATTTCTTCCAGGAATTCAACCTCTGA
- the fumC gene encoding class II fumarate hydratase encodes MTATRTETDTFGPIEVASDRYWGAQAQRSLGNFKIGWEKQPLPVVRALGIVKQAAARANMALGGLDSTLGEAIIKAAQEVIDGKLNDHFPLVVWQTGSGTQSNMNANEVISNRAIEMLGGVMGSKKPVHPNDHVNMSQSSNDTYPTAMHIAAAEYVVHHLIPGLKHLHAALDAKAKAFEHIIKIGRTHTQDATPLTLGQEFSGYAAQVASSIKRIELTLPGLYELAQGGTAVGTGLNAPIGFAEKVAEEIAAITGLPFVTAPNKFEALAAHDAMVFAHGAINAAAAACFKIANDIRFLGSGPRAGLGELALPENEPGSSIMPGKVNPTQSEAMTQVCAHIFGNNAALTFAGSQGHFELNVYNPMMAYNFLQSVQLLGDAAVSFTDNCVVGIEAREDNIRKGVENSLMLVTALNSKLGYDACAKIAKTAHKNGTTLREEAVGGGYLTNEEFDQYVRPELMIGPK; translated from the coding sequence ATGACTGCCACCCGTACCGAAACTGATACATTTGGCCCTATTGAGGTTGCCAGCGATCGATATTGGGGGGCGCAGGCGCAGCGCTCACTCGGCAATTTCAAGATCGGCTGGGAAAAGCAGCCCCTGCCGGTGGTGCGTGCCCTCGGCATCGTCAAGCAGGCGGCGGCCCGCGCCAATATGGCGCTCGGCGGTCTGGACTCGACGCTTGGTGAAGCAATCATCAAAGCCGCACAGGAGGTGATCGACGGCAAGCTCAACGATCATTTCCCACTGGTAGTCTGGCAGACCGGCTCCGGCACGCAATCCAACATGAATGCCAATGAAGTGATCTCCAACCGCGCAATTGAAATGCTGGGCGGAGTAATGGGTTCGAAAAAGCCTGTTCATCCCAACGACCACGTCAACATGAGCCAGTCGTCCAACGACACCTACCCGACCGCCATGCATATCGCGGCAGCCGAATATGTCGTGCATCATCTGATCCCCGGCTTGAAGCATCTGCATGCGGCGCTGGATGCCAAGGCCAAGGCCTTTGAACACATCATCAAGATTGGCCGCACCCATACCCAGGACGCGACGCCGCTGACGCTGGGCCAGGAATTTTCCGGCTATGCCGCACAGGTCGCCTCCTCCATCAAGCGGATCGAGCTGACACTTCCCGGCCTTTATGAGCTGGCGCAAGGCGGCACCGCTGTCGGCACCGGGCTGAACGCCCCCATCGGCTTTGCCGAAAAGGTTGCCGAAGAGATTGCCGCGATTACCGGCCTACCCTTCGTCACCGCACCCAACAAGTTCGAGGCGCTGGCCGCCCATGACGCCATGGTGTTTGCCCATGGAGCGATCAATGCGGCTGCGGCGGCCTGCTTCAAGATCGCCAACGATATCCGCTTCCTCGGTTCCGGCCCGCGCGCCGGTCTCGGCGAACTGGCCCTGCCAGAAAACGAACCCGGCTCTTCGATCATGCCCGGTAAGGTCAATCCGACCCAGTCGGAAGCGATGACCCAGGTCTGCGCCCATATCTTCGGCAACAATGCCGCGCTGACTTTTGCGGGTAGCCAGGGCCATTTCGAGCTGAATGTCTATAACCCGATGATGGCCTACAACTTCCTGCAATCGGTGCAATTGCTCGGCGACGCCGCCGTCTCCTTCACCGACAATTGCGTTGTTGGCATTGAGGCGCGTGAGGACAATATCAGGAAGGGCGTCGAAAACTCACTGATGCTGGTCACGGCGCTGAACAGCAAGCTCGGCTACGACGCCTGCGCCAAGATCGCCAAAACCGCCCATAAGAACGGCACGACATTGCGTGAGGAAGCCGTGGGCGGGGGCTACCTGACCAACGAGGAATTTGATCAGTATGTCCGGCCGGAACTGATGATCGGGCCGAAATAA